A region from the Toxotes jaculatrix isolate fToxJac2 chromosome 2, fToxJac2.pri, whole genome shotgun sequence genome encodes:
- the LOC121198402 gene encoding LOW QUALITY PROTEIN: putative beta-lactamase-like 1 (The sequence of the model RefSeq protein was modified relative to this genomic sequence to represent the inferred CDS: substituted 1 base at 1 genomic stop codon) has protein sequence MKVKWTMLGMVVFFLLSVVMTCCFIWQYRMPKLNTGKPTHSXPFYLCPRFPEPVPLKHPITSLRRALEKIDVLLRSSVHTTKLPAISAIVVLNDSVLWNGNFGKKNISDPSSPVPNEYTVYRIASLSKIFPTLMLYKLWEDGLVESLDDPLEKYADNFTIKNPLGKSGGPASSSVRTLSSRSPALSLRRMVSQLSGLPRRLRSTNLLWSGDTQAALNLLQDDVLVAEPGTKCHYSNVAFSLLANILAQKVTGSDFESWVSDNILERLSMEDTGFNLTPVIQRKMALGVYSNGKPAPLYNLGWYRPAGQMYSTAADMAKLMMALLGVYGGTLLRQDTLNTMLSPVLRCHSGYFANSTGTPWEINEQLGYDVVRKDGDLDGYAATLSLVPRLKLGLVVLMAGVRPSDQDLVSQAYSYLIPAVESAFRDAQQTLKPPPDPAPYIGFFTYRNMTFYEIKVDSDGVLVMQQFGPQVDTTVPSKYRTIRLDYLQDRVFRVVFESPYPCKLKVNSASVSLEAQDRQLFNFYPFTKKGVSPGFDSPGLNTYRVTRISGRPYFTS, from the exons ATGAAGGTGAAATGGACCATGTTGGGCATGGTTGTCTTTTTTCTGCTCTCCGTGGTCATGACCTGCTGTTTCATATGGCAGTACAGGATGCCAAAGCTGAACACAGGTAAACCCACCCACTCATAACCCTTTTAT CTGTGCCCTCGCTTCCCTGAGCCTGTGCCCCTCAAACATCCCATCACGTCACTGAGGAGGGCCTTAGAGAAG ATAGACGTGCTCCTGAGGTCCAGCGTTCACACCACGAAGCTCCCAGCGATATCGGCCATCGTGGTTTTAAATGACTCTGTTCTGTGGAATGGAAACTTTGGCAAGAAGAATATAAGCGACCCCTCCTCACCTGTACCCAATGAGTACACAGTGTACAG AATTGCGAGCCTCTCTAAAATCTTCCCCACACTGATGCTGTACAAGCTGTGGGAGGACGGCCTGGTGGAATCTCTGGACGACCCACTGGAGAAGTATGCAGACAACTTCACCATCAAGAACCCACTAGGGAAAAGCGGGGGGCCTGCATCCTCATCCGTCAGGACCCTTAGCAGCCGCTCTCCTGCACTCAGTCTGCGCAGGATGGTCAGCCAGCTGTCTG GGTTACCCAGAAGATTAAGGTCAACTAATCTCCTTTGGAGTGGAGACACACAGGCAGCCCTTAATTTGTTACAGGATGATGTCCTTGTGGCAGAGCCAGGCACTAA ATGCCACTACAGCAATGTTGCTTTTTCCTTATTGGCCAACATCTTGGCCCAGAAAGTAACAGGCTCAGACTTTGAGAGCTGGGTGTCAGACAACATTCTGGAGCGGCTCAGCATGGAGGACACCGGTTTCAACTTAACTCCAGTCATTCAGAGGAAGATGGCTTTGGGTGTGTACAGCAACGGCAAGCCAGCTCCACTCTACAACCTCGGCTGGTACCGACCTGCAGGTCAGATGTATTCTACAGCAGCTGACATGGCCAAGCTCATGATGGCTCTTCTGGGTGTGTATGGTGGGACCCTGCTCCGCCAGGACACCCTGAACACCATGCTGAGCCCAGTCTTACGATGCCACAGCGGCTACTTTGCCAACTCCACCGGCACGCCGTGGGAGATCAATGAGCAGTTGGGCTATGATGTGGTGAGGAAGGACGGCGACCTGGATGGTTACGCAGCCACACTCTCGCTAGTGCCACGGCTCAAGCTGGGCCTGGTAGTTCTGATGGCCGGGGTTCGGCCTTCTGACCAGGACCTTGTGAGCCAGGCCTACAGCTATCTCATCCCTGCAGTGGAGAGCGCTTTCAGGGACGCTCAACAAACTCTCAAACCGCCTCCGGATCCAGCTCCATATATTGGCTTTTTCACTTATAGGAACATGACTTTCTATGAGATTAAAGTGGACTCAGATGGAGTGCTAGTCATGCAGCAGTTTGGACCACAGGTGGACACAACTGTGCCATCCAAGTACCGAACTATTCGGCTGGATTACCTACAGGACAGGGTGTTCAGGGTGGTGTTTGAGAGCCCATACCCTTGCAAGCTGAAGGTTAACAGTGCTTCAGTTTCCCTGGAGGCACAGGACAGGCAGCTCTTCAATTTTTATCCCTTTACCAAGAAAGGTGTGTCGCCAGGGTTTGATTCCCCAGGACTCAACACTTACAGGGTGACAAGGATATCTGGCAGACCATACTTTACTTCATGA
- the trappc6b gene encoding trafficking protein particle complex subunit 6b isoform X2, with product MADEAPFQFLHNEVIQYISKTAENGETENGRNVTKLESMGFRVGQGLIERLTKDTARFKDELDIMKFICKDFWTCVFKKQIDNLRTNHQGIYVLQDNKFRLLSQLSAGKQYLEHAPKYLAFTCGLVRGALSNLGVKSIVTAEVSVMPACKFQVMIQKL from the exons ATGGCGGACGAAGCTCCTTTCCAGTTTTTACATAACGAAGTGATACAGTACATTTCCAAGACAGCTGAAAACGGAGAGACG GAGAATGGAAGAAATGTCACCAAACTGGAGAGTATGGGATTTAGAGTCGGCCAAGGACTAATAGAGAG ACTCACAAAAGACACAGCTCGGTTCAAAGACGAGCTGGACATCATGAAGTTCATCTGTAAAGACTTTTGGACCTGTGTGTTCAAGAAGCAAATTGACAACCTTCGAACCAATCACCAG ggcaTCTACGTTCTCCAGGACAACAAGTTCCGATTACTGAGTCAGCTGTCAGCTGGTAAACAGTACCTGGAACACGCCCCTAAG TATCTGGCCTTCACCTGTGGTCTGGTGAGAGGAGCTCTGTCCAACCTGGGAGTAAAGAGCATTGTGACTGCTGAGGTGTCCGTCATGCCTGCAT GTAAATTCCAGGTGATGATCCAGAAGCTGTAG
- the trappc6b gene encoding trafficking protein particle complex subunit 6b isoform X1 yields MADEAPFQFLHNEVIQYISKTAENGETENGRNVTKLESMGFRVGQGLIERLTKDTARFKDELDIMKFICKDFWTCVFKKQIDNLRTNHQGIYVLQDNKFRLLSQLSAGKQYLEHAPKYLAFTCGLVRGALSNLGVKSIVTAEVSVMPACKFQVTVMTVKGLSRLHIHSSSF; encoded by the exons ATGGCGGACGAAGCTCCTTTCCAGTTTTTACATAACGAAGTGATACAGTACATTTCCAAGACAGCTGAAAACGGAGAGACG GAGAATGGAAGAAATGTCACCAAACTGGAGAGTATGGGATTTAGAGTCGGCCAAGGACTAATAGAGAG ACTCACAAAAGACACAGCTCGGTTCAAAGACGAGCTGGACATCATGAAGTTCATCTGTAAAGACTTTTGGACCTGTGTGTTCAAGAAGCAAATTGACAACCTTCGAACCAATCACCAG ggcaTCTACGTTCTCCAGGACAACAAGTTCCGATTACTGAGTCAGCTGTCAGCTGGTAAACAGTACCTGGAACACGCCCCTAAG TATCTGGCCTTCACCTGTGGTCTGGTGAGAGGAGCTCTGTCCAACCTGGGAGTAAAGAGCATTGTGACTGCTGAGGTGTCCGTCATGCCTGCAT GTAAATTCCAG GTTACAGTGATGACTGTCAAAGGTTTGTCTAGACTTCACATTCACAGCTCCAGTTTCTGA